One genomic region from Salinicola endophyticus encodes:
- the glgX gene encoding glycogen debranching protein GlgX codes for MRQNEYENGARFEVDLRGGEAESSGIAIQGGLVQSSRIQEGLPYPLGATWDGLGVNFALFSAHATRVELCLFDESGEHEVERISLPEYTDEVWHGYLPDARPGQLYGYRVHGPYDPQAGHRFNPNKLLIDPYAKQLVGELVWDDALYGYTIGHEEGDLSFDERDSAPFMPRCRVIDPAFTWGRSTEILVPWSDTVIYETHVRGYTMRHPAVPEELRGTFSGLAVPEVIDYLKSLGISSLELMPIHAFADDRHLQEIGLHNYWGYNTLAFFVPHPRYMATESISEFKQMVARYHAADIEVLLDVVYNHTAEGNEMGPTLSLRGIDNASYYRLMPDEPRHYINDTGTGNTLNLSHSRVLQLVTDSLRYWAQEMRVDGFRFDLATILGRETDGFDEGGGFLDACRQDPLLSQCKLIAEPWDCGPGGYQVGKFPPGWAEWNDRFRDDMRAFWRGDEGRLAAFANRLTASADLFDHRGRKAFSSINFITAHDGFTLRDLVSYNDKHNEANGEENRDGHDDNVSWNHGVEGETDDAEIRALRMRQMRNLLATLILSQGTPMLLAGDEFARTQGGNNNAYCQDSEIGWVNWNLSDEGRELLAFTRQLIRLRRHYPILQRGRFMNGKRNESLNIKDVTWLTPAAEEMTVDNWHDAEAKAIGVILNGHAQPTGICRRGNDITVLLALNAGDTDCDFVLPAVPGGRAWVRRIDTFDPAAADVSCEIGSEYRVATRSLSLFELQESDDAAA; via the coding sequence ATGAGACAGAATGAGTACGAGAATGGCGCCCGGTTCGAAGTCGACCTGCGCGGTGGAGAGGCAGAGAGCAGTGGCATCGCGATCCAGGGCGGTTTGGTGCAGAGTTCGCGCATCCAGGAAGGGCTTCCGTATCCGCTGGGGGCGACCTGGGATGGTCTGGGCGTCAACTTCGCGCTGTTCTCGGCCCATGCCACCCGGGTCGAGCTGTGTCTGTTCGATGAGAGTGGCGAGCACGAGGTCGAGCGTATCTCGCTGCCGGAGTACACCGACGAGGTGTGGCACGGCTATCTGCCCGACGCGCGGCCGGGCCAGCTCTACGGCTATCGTGTGCACGGCCCTTACGACCCGCAGGCCGGGCACCGTTTCAATCCGAACAAGCTGCTGATAGACCCCTATGCCAAGCAGCTGGTGGGCGAGCTGGTGTGGGACGATGCGCTCTACGGCTACACCATCGGTCACGAGGAGGGCGATCTGAGTTTCGACGAGCGCGACAGTGCACCCTTCATGCCGCGCTGTCGGGTGATCGATCCTGCCTTCACCTGGGGGCGCTCGACCGAGATCCTGGTGCCGTGGAGCGATACCGTGATCTACGAGACCCATGTGCGCGGCTACACCATGCGTCACCCGGCGGTACCCGAGGAGCTGCGTGGCACCTTCTCGGGGCTGGCGGTGCCGGAGGTGATCGACTATCTCAAGTCGCTGGGCATTTCGTCGCTGGAGCTGATGCCGATCCACGCCTTCGCCGACGACCGTCACCTGCAGGAGATCGGACTGCACAACTACTGGGGTTACAACACCCTGGCCTTCTTCGTGCCGCACCCGCGCTACATGGCGACCGAGAGCATCAGCGAGTTCAAGCAGATGGTGGCGCGCTACCACGCCGCCGACATCGAGGTGCTGCTCGACGTGGTCTACAACCACACCGCCGAGGGCAACGAGATGGGCCCGACGCTCTCGCTGCGCGGCATCGATAACGCCTCCTACTACCGCCTGATGCCCGACGAGCCGCGCCACTACATCAACGATACCGGCACCGGTAACACCCTCAATCTGTCGCATTCGCGGGTACTGCAGCTGGTCACCGACTCGCTGCGCTACTGGGCCCAGGAGATGCGGGTCGACGGCTTTCGTTTCGACCTGGCGACCATTCTGGGGCGCGAGACCGATGGTTTCGACGAGGGCGGCGGCTTCCTCGACGCCTGCCGCCAGGACCCGCTGCTGTCGCAGTGCAAGCTGATCGCCGAACCCTGGGACTGCGGCCCCGGAGGCTATCAGGTGGGCAAGTTCCCGCCCGGCTGGGCAGAGTGGAACGACCGCTTCCGCGACGACATGCGCGCCTTCTGGCGCGGCGACGAGGGGCGTCTGGCGGCCTTCGCCAACCGGCTCACCGCGTCGGCCGATCTGTTCGATCACCGTGGGCGCAAGGCGTTCTCGTCGATCAACTTCATCACCGCCCACGACGGCTTCACCCTGCGCGATCTGGTCAGCTACAACGACAAGCACAACGAGGCCAACGGTGAGGAGAACCGCGATGGTCATGACGACAACGTGTCGTGGAACCACGGCGTCGAGGGCGAAACCGACGACGCCGAGATCCGCGCGCTGCGCATGCGTCAGATGCGCAACCTGCTGGCAACCCTGATTCTTTCCCAGGGCACCCCGATGCTGCTGGCCGGCGATGAGTTCGCGCGCACCCAGGGTGGCAACAACAACGCCTACTGCCAGGATAGCGAGATCGGCTGGGTCAACTGGAATCTCTCCGACGAGGGGCGCGAGCTGCTCGCCTTCACTCGTCAGCTGATCCGTCTGCGCCGGCACTATCCGATCCTGCAGCGTGGCCGTTTCATGAACGGCAAGCGTAACGAGTCGCTCAACATCAAGGATGTCACCTGGCTCACCCCGGCGGCCGAGGAGATGACGGTCGACAACTGGCACGATGCCGAGGCCAAGGCGATCGGGGTGATTCTCAACGGTCACGCCCAGCCCACCGGCATCTGCCGCCGCGGCAACGACATCACGGTGCTGCTGGCGCTCAATGCCGGCGACACCGACTGCGATTTCGTGCTGCCGGCGGTGCCGGGTGGCAGGGCCTGGGTGCGACGCATCGATACCTTCGACCCAGCGGCGGCGGACGTGAGCTGCGAGATCGGTAGCGAGTATCGGGTCGCCACGCGCAGTCTGTCGCTGTTCGAACTGCAGGAGAGCGACGATGCCGCAGCCTGA
- the glgB gene encoding 1,4-alpha-glucan branching protein GlgB — translation MTRREPSSARAAHPAGLAAADLEALARGTLANPFALLGPHARDDGQVEVRAYLPGAESVTLVCRDSERSLGRCRAGPIEGLFVGELAAPSAYRLRIRWPDGEQLCADPYAFPLLLGDIDLHLLGEGTHRRLGECLGAQVMTCDGVAGVRFAVWAPNAQRVAVVGDFNGWDTRRHGMRCRYPAGVWEIFIPALGAGERYKFALIDVNGESLLKADPVALSTEAPPLTASVVADATPFAWDDDAWLARRGEHQAADAPISIYELHVSSWRKHGGEEGEIYRWPDLIDTLIPYVVEMGFTHIELMPIMEYPFGGSWGYQPLSLFAPSGRFGTPAEFAAFIDACHRAGVGVLLDWVPGHFPSDPHGLARFDGTALYEYAHPFEGYHQDWNTYIYNLGRREVHGFMLASALHWLRHFHIDGLRVDAVASMLYRNYSRREGEWIPNHRGGAENLEAMGFLQHLNQVVAEEVPGAVVIAEESTAWPGVTAPVAEAGLGFSYKWNMGWMHDSLSYMSHDPLYRRFHHDQLTFGLVYAFNERFVLPISHDEVVHGKGSLIDKMPGDEWQRFANLRAYLGFMWLHPGKKLLFMGCEFAQGREWSHDRELDWWLLQYPSHAGIQRLVRDLNTFYRERPALHARDTEARGFRWVIGDDNVNSVFAWWRLDGAGQRVLAVANMTPRTLTGYRIGVPTAGHWTERFNSDAEHYGGSNIGNAGGLESEATACHGEAQSLVLTLPPLAVIALLPPA, via the coding sequence ATGACCCGCCGTGAACCAAGCTCGGCCCGGGCAGCGCACCCCGCGGGCCTCGCGGCCGCCGATCTGGAAGCGCTGGCGCGCGGCACGCTCGCCAACCCGTTCGCGCTGCTGGGCCCACACGCGCGTGACGATGGCCAGGTCGAAGTACGCGCTTACTTGCCCGGCGCCGAATCGGTGACCCTGGTCTGTCGCGATAGTGAACGCTCACTGGGGCGGTGTCGGGCAGGGCCCATCGAGGGGCTGTTCGTGGGTGAACTGGCGGCACCGAGCGCCTACCGCCTGCGCATTCGCTGGCCCGACGGCGAGCAGCTCTGCGCCGACCCCTACGCCTTCCCGCTGCTGCTCGGCGATATCGATCTGCATCTGCTCGGCGAGGGCACGCATCGGCGTCTGGGCGAGTGCCTGGGAGCCCAGGTGATGACCTGCGACGGCGTCGCCGGGGTGCGTTTCGCGGTGTGGGCGCCCAACGCCCAGCGCGTGGCGGTGGTGGGGGATTTCAACGGCTGGGACACCCGTCGCCACGGCATGCGCTGTCGCTATCCGGCGGGGGTGTGGGAGATCTTCATTCCCGCGCTCGGGGCCGGCGAGCGTTACAAGTTCGCGCTGATCGACGTCAACGGCGAGTCACTGCTCAAGGCCGACCCGGTGGCGCTATCCACCGAGGCGCCGCCGCTGACCGCCTCGGTGGTGGCGGACGCCACGCCCTTTGCCTGGGATGACGACGCCTGGCTCGCCCGCCGCGGCGAACATCAGGCGGCCGACGCCCCGATCTCGATCTACGAGCTGCATGTGAGCTCGTGGCGCAAGCACGGCGGTGAAGAGGGGGAGATCTATCGTTGGCCCGATCTGATCGACACCCTGATCCCCTACGTGGTCGAGATGGGCTTCACCCATATCGAGCTGATGCCGATCATGGAGTATCCGTTCGGCGGCTCCTGGGGCTATCAGCCGCTGTCGCTGTTCGCCCCCAGCGGGCGCTTCGGCACGCCGGCCGAGTTCGCCGCCTTCATCGATGCCTGTCACCGTGCCGGCGTCGGCGTGCTGCTCGACTGGGTGCCCGGCCACTTCCCCTCCGACCCCCACGGGCTGGCGCGCTTCGATGGCACTGCGCTGTACGAGTATGCCCACCCGTTCGAGGGCTATCACCAGGACTGGAACACCTATATCTACAACCTGGGCCGGCGCGAAGTGCACGGCTTCATGCTCGCCTCGGCCCTGCACTGGCTGCGGCATTTCCATATCGATGGGCTGCGAGTGGACGCGGTCGCTTCGATGCTCTATCGCAACTATTCGCGGCGCGAGGGCGAGTGGATTCCCAACCACCGTGGTGGGGCGGAGAATCTGGAGGCGATGGGTTTCCTGCAGCACCTCAATCAGGTGGTCGCCGAGGAGGTGCCCGGTGCCGTCGTGATCGCCGAGGAGTCGACCGCCTGGCCCGGGGTCACCGCGCCGGTGGCAGAGGCGGGGTTGGGCTTCAGCTACAAGTGGAACATGGGGTGGATGCACGACAGCCTGAGCTACATGAGCCACGATCCTCTCTATCGCCGCTTCCATCACGACCAGCTCACCTTCGGTCTGGTCTACGCCTTCAACGAGCGCTTCGTACTGCCGATCTCGCATGACGAGGTGGTGCACGGCAAGGGCTCGCTGATCGACAAGATGCCCGGTGACGAGTGGCAGCGCTTTGCCAACCTGCGCGCCTATCTCGGCTTCATGTGGCTGCATCCGGGCAAGAAGCTGCTGTTCATGGGCTGCGAGTTCGCCCAGGGGCGGGAGTGGAGCCACGACCGCGAGCTGGACTGGTGGCTGTTGCAGTACCCCAGTCATGCCGGCATTCAGCGTCTGGTGCGCGATCTCAACACCTTCTATCGCGAGCGCCCGGCGCTCCACGCCCGCGATACCGAGGCGAGGGGGTTCCGATGGGTGATCGGCGACGACAACGTCAACAGCGTGTTCGCCTGGTGGCGTCTGGATGGCGCAGGCCAGCGGGTGCTGGCGGTGGCCAACATGACCCCACGGACGCTGACCGGCTATCGCATCGGGGTGCCCACCGCAGGGCACTGGACCGAGCGCTTCAACTCCGATGCCGAGCACTACGGCGGCAGTAACATCGGTAACGCCGGTGGCCTCGAGAGCGAAGCGACCGCCTGCCACGGCGAGGCGCAGTCGCTGGTGCTGACGCTGCCGCCGCTGGCGGTGATCGCACTGCTGCCGCCGGCGTGA
- the treF gene encoding alpha,alpha-trehalase TreF produces the protein MPTSLQATTDRDTYHDAAVTPHDRFGELFEAVALAHLFEDSKTFADSVPRQPPQQIMQAYVDERDHPDFDLRAFVDAHFEEDPIACSGYEADTSDDMVTHIDRLWPALTRNSREHPLWSSLLSLSHDYVVPGGRFREFYYWDSYFTMLGLAASGEDHLLCAVADNCADLIARYGHMPNGNRSYYLSRSQPPIFSMMVALLEQRGQRRAVDYLPQLKREYAFWMHGEAQLKPGEIHRRCVRLDDECWLNRHWDDRATPREESYREDYELAQASSRPAEQVYRDLRAGAESGWDFSGRWLDDTRELHTIRTTAFIPVELNSLLYHLEYLLGQLCADVGEESEAGHYRERAERRRMAIDRYLWCEERGAYYDYDWQRGCRSIHLTAACVVPLYLQLASPGQAERVVNVVTQRLLAPGGLVTTEINDSGQQWDHPNGWAPLQWMAIEGFRHYGFHDVAEDLTERWLSLVYDLYRREHKLVEKYVLYPGAEFARGGEYPLQDGFGWTNGVTRALLAQRDGMVVG, from the coding sequence ATGCCGACAAGCCTCCAGGCCACCACCGACAGGGACACCTACCACGACGCCGCCGTCACCCCGCATGATCGCTTCGGCGAGCTGTTCGAAGCGGTAGCTCTGGCGCACCTGTTCGAGGACTCGAAGACCTTCGCCGACAGCGTGCCGCGCCAGCCGCCGCAGCAGATCATGCAGGCCTACGTGGACGAGCGCGACCATCCCGATTTCGATCTGCGCGCCTTCGTCGACGCCCACTTCGAGGAGGACCCGATCGCCTGCAGCGGCTACGAGGCGGACACCAGCGACGACATGGTGACTCATATCGACCGCCTGTGGCCCGCACTCACGCGCAACTCCCGCGAGCATCCGCTGTGGTCGTCGCTGCTCTCGCTCTCCCACGACTATGTGGTGCCCGGCGGGCGCTTTCGCGAGTTCTACTACTGGGACTCCTACTTCACCATGCTGGGGCTCGCCGCCAGCGGCGAGGATCACCTGCTGTGCGCGGTGGCCGACAACTGCGCCGATCTGATCGCACGCTACGGCCACATGCCCAACGGCAATCGCAGCTATTATCTGAGCCGCTCGCAGCCGCCGATCTTCTCGATGATGGTGGCACTGCTCGAACAGCGCGGCCAGCGCCGTGCGGTCGACTATCTGCCGCAGCTCAAGCGCGAGTATGCCTTCTGGATGCATGGCGAGGCCCAGCTCAAGCCCGGCGAGATCCATCGCCGCTGCGTGCGCCTCGACGACGAGTGCTGGCTCAACCGCCACTGGGACGACCGCGCCACCCCGCGCGAGGAGTCCTATCGCGAGGACTACGAGCTGGCCCAGGCTTCGTCGCGGCCGGCAGAGCAGGTCTACCGCGATCTGCGCGCCGGCGCCGAAAGCGGCTGGGACTTCAGCGGCCGCTGGCTCGACGATACCCGTGAGCTGCACACCATCCGCACCACCGCCTTCATTCCGGTCGAGCTCAACTCGCTGCTCTACCACCTCGAGTATCTGCTCGGGCAGCTGTGCGCCGATGTCGGCGAAGAGTCCGAGGCCGGGCACTATCGCGAGCGTGCCGAACGCCGGCGCATGGCGATCGACCGCTATCTGTGGTGCGAGGAGCGCGGCGCCTACTACGACTACGACTGGCAGCGCGGCTGCCGCAGCATCCATCTCACCGCGGCCTGTGTGGTGCCGCTCTACCTGCAGCTCGCCTCACCCGGCCAGGCCGAACGCGTGGTCAACGTGGTGACGCAGCGCCTGCTCGCACCCGGCGGGCTGGTCACCACCGAGATCAACGACAGCGGCCAGCAGTGGGACCACCCCAACGGCTGGGCGCCGCTGCAATGGATGGCGATCGAAGGCTTTCGCCACTACGGTTTCCACGACGTGGCGGAGGACCTGACCGAGCGCTGGCTGTCGCTGGTCTACGATCTCTATCGGCGCGAGCACAAGCTGGTGGAGAAGTACGTGCTCTACCCCGGGGCCGAGTTCGCCCGCGGCGGCGAGTATCCGCTGCAGGATGGCTTCGGCTGGACCAACGGTGTCACCCGGGCGCTGCTGGCACAGCGTGACGGCATGGTCGTCGGCTAG
- a CDS encoding 3-oxoacyl-ACP reductase family protein, with amino-acid sequence MRLAGKVALVTGSTQGIGRAIAERLAQEGADIVVSGSRPSERAEETAERVRRHGRRAAIVTGDISQVETNRRLIDDSVAALGRLDILVNNAGLEIEAPFWEVTEADYDKVLDTNLKGVFFTTQAFVRYLRGVGRGGRVINLSSVHEDLPFPGFTSYCLAKGGLRMLTRNLAIELAPLGITVNSVAPGAIKTPMNSALDEDPEKLGHLLGNIPLNRLGRSEDVAGVVAFLASEDADYMTGTSLPVDGGLLWQYEE; translated from the coding sequence ATGCGTCTCGCAGGCAAGGTAGCACTGGTCACCGGCAGCACCCAGGGCATCGGCCGCGCCATCGCCGAACGCCTGGCCCAGGAGGGCGCCGACATCGTGGTCAGCGGCAGCCGCCCCTCCGAGCGCGCCGAGGAGACCGCCGAGCGCGTGCGTCGCCACGGCCGCCGCGCCGCGATCGTCACCGGCGATATCTCCCAGGTGGAGACCAACCGCCGGCTGATCGACGACAGCGTGGCGGCTCTGGGCCGGCTCGACATTCTGGTCAACAACGCCGGGCTGGAGATCGAGGCGCCCTTCTGGGAGGTGACCGAAGCGGATTACGACAAGGTACTCGATACCAATCTCAAGGGGGTATTCTTCACCACTCAGGCATTCGTGCGCTATCTGCGCGGCGTCGGCCGCGGTGGGCGGGTGATCAATCTGAGCTCGGTGCACGAGGATCTGCCCTTCCCCGGCTTCACCAGCTACTGCCTGGCCAAGGGCGGGCTGCGCATGCTCACGCGCAACCTGGCGATCGAGCTGGCGCCGCTGGGAATCACCGTCAATAGCGTCGCCCCCGGGGCGATCAAGACGCCCATGAACAGCGCCCTCGACGAGGATCCCGAGAAGCTCGGGCATCTACTCGGCAATATCCCGCTCAACCGCCTTGGGCGCTCGGAAGATGTCGCCGGCGTGGTGGCGTTTCTCGCCTCCGAGGATGCCGATTACATGACCGGAACGTCCTTGCCGGTAGACGGGGGCCTACTTTGGCAGTATGAAGAGTAG
- a CDS encoding mechanosensitive ion channel domain-containing protein gives MRAWIRGGLGVLLALLVALSQPVMAQSLASLVGAQEKHAATSQAPSAQELESSLDQIIATLENSEQRQALLASLKQLRQATAAEAQDEPAAGGLLGALAQSFSVLERDGLNNPINYWGYRVEQAGNDLERLWGDGARVPMALLDLLWVTALWVGVTLGVAALWRALVKRLGLLWALPQEPTTWMLVRHLARRVVPLALGFGVALVAVHQATSNTIGVTLAMVTAYITLCGAVFAAVCEIVFSLFGSGHRHTALRILRQRGAPWLFTLGALVALGDASNSAAVVEPLGRGLMAFVSLLTNVCAALVLAAFVMVFRRPFRHLMCNRPYTQRQERRATTELLRLFSRIWHIPILVMVAVSLIAMVTSAEDSRSAFFRALVTAGVMIATLVVSGLIHRQREKTQEKRVSEYTARLIRFGFTLAHLLAWLIFLELAMRVWGTSLWAVGGSAGIGQQIARSLLGLGLTFLIAWLVWILADTAVQHALRKSSRRHGRRANASARAQTITPLLRNTIFVTIAVVAVIIALANLGVNVTPLLAGAGVIGLAVGFGAQTLVQDLITGLFILIEDSLAIDDFVNLGSHMGTVEALSIRTVKLRDLDGIVHIIPFSQIQGIQNYSREFGIALLRIRIGHQMKIDDAIETMRSIADELRNDPMMRHHIWSPLEVQGIESFDAGAAILRIRMRTAPVMQWDVARAFNLRLKQRFDEQGLDLGMPRMSVVMEESRAAQGDTPSDASQREAITNPGVPDPQ, from the coding sequence GTGAGAGCATGGATACGAGGGGGCCTGGGCGTGCTGCTGGCGCTGCTGGTCGCGCTGAGCCAGCCGGTCATGGCGCAATCCCTGGCCTCGCTGGTCGGGGCGCAAGAGAAGCACGCCGCGACCTCGCAGGCGCCCAGCGCCCAGGAGCTGGAGAGTTCGCTGGACCAGATCATCGCCACGCTGGAGAACAGCGAGCAGCGCCAGGCCCTGCTGGCGAGCCTCAAGCAGCTGCGCCAGGCGACCGCCGCCGAAGCCCAGGACGAGCCTGCCGCCGGCGGCCTGCTGGGGGCGCTGGCGCAGTCGTTCTCGGTGCTCGAGCGTGACGGTCTGAACAACCCGATCAACTACTGGGGCTATCGGGTCGAACAGGCCGGCAACGATCTGGAGCGGCTCTGGGGTGATGGTGCGCGCGTGCCCATGGCGCTGCTCGATCTGCTCTGGGTCACTGCGCTGTGGGTCGGGGTGACGCTGGGGGTGGCGGCGCTGTGGCGCGCGCTGGTCAAACGGCTGGGGCTGCTCTGGGCGCTGCCACAGGAGCCCACCACCTGGATGCTGGTGCGTCATCTGGCGCGGCGGGTGGTGCCGCTGGCGCTGGGATTTGGGGTGGCGCTGGTGGCGGTGCACCAGGCGACCTCGAATACCATCGGCGTCACCCTGGCCATGGTGACGGCTTATATCACCCTGTGCGGGGCGGTGTTTGCCGCGGTGTGCGAGATCGTCTTCTCACTGTTCGGCAGCGGGCATCGGCATACCGCGCTGCGCATCTTGCGCCAGCGCGGCGCGCCCTGGCTGTTTACCCTCGGCGCCCTGGTGGCGCTGGGCGATGCCTCCAACTCGGCTGCGGTGGTGGAGCCGCTGGGGCGTGGGCTGATGGCGTTCGTGTCACTGCTGACCAACGTCTGTGCGGCGCTTGTGCTGGCCGCCTTTGTGATGGTCTTTCGGCGGCCTTTCCGTCACCTGATGTGCAACCGACCCTATACGCAGCGCCAGGAGCGCCGCGCGACGACCGAGCTGCTGCGTCTGTTCAGTCGCATCTGGCACATTCCGATTCTGGTCATGGTGGCGGTATCGCTGATTGCCATGGTGACCTCGGCCGAGGATTCGCGTAGCGCCTTCTTCCGGGCCTTGGTGACTGCGGGGGTTATGATCGCCACTCTGGTGGTTTCCGGGCTGATCCACCGCCAGCGTGAGAAGACCCAGGAAAAGCGGGTCTCCGAATATACCGCGCGGCTGATCCGCTTCGGCTTCACCCTGGCTCACCTGCTGGCGTGGTTGATTTTCCTCGAGCTGGCGATGCGGGTCTGGGGCACCTCGCTGTGGGCGGTGGGCGGTAGTGCCGGCATCGGCCAGCAGATCGCCCGCAGTCTGCTGGGGCTGGGGCTGACCTTCCTGATCGCCTGGCTGGTGTGGATCCTGGCCGATACCGCGGTCCAGCACGCTCTGCGCAAGAGCAGCCGGCGCCACGGCCGACGCGCCAATGCCAGTGCCCGGGCGCAGACGATCACACCGTTGCTGCGCAATACCATCTTCGTCACCATCGCGGTGGTCGCCGTGATCATCGCCCTGGCCAATCTCGGCGTGAACGTCACCCCGCTGCTGGCGGGGGCCGGGGTGATCGGTCTGGCAGTGGGTTTCGGCGCCCAGACGCTGGTGCAGGATCTGATCACCGGGCTGTTCATCCTGATCGAGGATTCGCTGGCGATCGACGATTTCGTCAACCTCGGCAGCCACATGGGCACGGTCGAGGCGCTGAGCATTCGTACGGTGAAGCTGCGTGACCTGGACGGGATCGTGCACATCATTCCATTCAGCCAGATCCAGGGCATTCAGAACTACTCGCGCGAGTTCGGCATTGCGCTGCTGCGTATCCGCATCGGCCATCAGATGAAGATCGACGACGCGATCGAGACCATGCGCAGTATTGCCGACGAGCTGCGCAACGACCCGATGATGCGCCACCACATCTGGTCGCCGTTGGAGGTACAGGGAATCGAGAGCTTCGATGCCGGCGCCGCCATTCTGCGCATCCGCATGCGCACCGCACCGGTCATGCAGTGGGATGTGGCGCGGGCGTTCAATCTGCGTCTCAAGCAGCGCTTCGATGAGCAGGGACTCGACCTGGGCATGCCGCGCATGAGCGTGGTGATGGAGGAGAGCCGTGCGGCGCAGGGGGATACGCCGTCCGACGCATCGCAGCGCGAGGCGATCACCAATCCTGGCGTGCCCGATCCGCAGTAA